In the genome of Bacteroidia bacterium, one region contains:
- the rfaE2 gene encoding D-glycero-beta-D-manno-heptose 1-phosphate adenylyltransferase yields MNYTEIIQKKISTREELLARIASWRIKNVKIVFTNGVFDLLHPGHVDYLARARDCGNRLIVAVNSDASVKKLNKGQNRPIQDEKSRAFIIASLHVVDAVVIFNEDTPQDLIAALLPDVLVKGADYKVEDIAGHEIVKKNGGEVKLIELLPGFSTTAIEKRIRE; encoded by the coding sequence ATGAACTACACCGAGATCATTCAAAAAAAGATCAGTACCAGAGAGGAACTTCTGGCGAGGATTGCCTCGTGGAGAATCAAGAATGTGAAGATCGTTTTCACCAATGGTGTTTTTGATCTTTTGCATCCCGGTCATGTGGACTACCTGGCCAGGGCACGCGACTGCGGCAACCGGCTCATTGTGGCCGTGAATTCCGACGCCAGCGTAAAAAAACTGAACAAGGGACAAAATCGTCCCATCCAGGACGAAAAGTCGCGCGCATTCATCATCGCCTCCTTGCATGTAGTGGATGCGGTGGTCATTTTCAATGAAGACACTCCACAGGATCTCATCGCTGCCCTGCTTCCCGATGTATTGGTCAAAGGAGCTGATTATAAGGTGGAAGATATCGCGGGGCATGAAATTGTGAAGAAGAACGGGGGAGAGGTGAAACTCATCGAGTTACTGCCCGGGTTCTCAACCACAGCTATTGAAAAACGAATACGGGAATAA
- the radA gene encoding DNA repair protein RadA: MSKVKTSFFCQSCGAQSPKWVGKCPSCNEWNTYVEEIIQKVSEAKSPGIALSSRRAIKPSPINEIDLSTEHRIQLPDKELNRVLGGGLVQGSLTLFGGEPGIGKSTLMLQAATQLKGFKVLYVSGEESEQQIRMRAERIGIKNPDCFILTETSTQNIFKQIEALEPQLVIIDSIQTLHTAHIESSPGSVSQIRETAGELLRFAKESGTPVFLIGHITKDGTIAGPKVLEHMVDTVLQFEGDRHHVYRLLRSIKNRFGSTNELGIYEMQGAGLREVSNPSEILISAREEPVSGVAISATMEGLRPLLIETQALVSSAAYGTPQRSATGFDLRRLSMLLAVLEKRCGFRLGTQDVFLNIAGGLRVEDPAIDLAVVCAVLSSSENIPISPKTCFAAEVGLSGEIRPVNRVETRISEAEKLGFEEIFISRYNSKGIEQRNYKIHLIQVGKIEEVFRVLFG, from the coding sequence ATGAGCAAGGTCAAGACCAGTTTTTTTTGTCAATCCTGCGGTGCACAATCTCCCAAATGGGTTGGGAAATGCCCATCCTGTAATGAATGGAACACCTATGTGGAGGAGATCATCCAAAAAGTCTCTGAAGCGAAATCTCCCGGAATTGCGCTGAGTTCCCGCCGCGCCATAAAGCCTTCTCCCATTAATGAAATTGACCTGAGTACCGAACACCGGATTCAATTGCCAGACAAAGAGCTTAACCGGGTACTGGGTGGAGGATTAGTGCAGGGTTCGCTTACCCTGTTTGGAGGAGAACCGGGCATCGGGAAATCCACCCTGATGCTCCAGGCTGCCACCCAGTTAAAGGGCTTCAAAGTGCTTTACGTAAGTGGGGAGGAAAGTGAACAGCAAATACGCATGCGCGCCGAACGTATTGGCATTAAAAATCCGGATTGTTTTATTCTCACAGAAACTTCCACCCAAAATATTTTCAAGCAGATTGAAGCCCTGGAACCCCAACTGGTAATTATTGATTCTATACAAACTCTGCATACCGCGCACATAGAATCTTCCCCGGGCTCTGTATCGCAGATCCGGGAAACAGCGGGAGAACTGCTGCGATTTGCCAAGGAAAGCGGAACACCCGTGTTTTTGATCGGACACATCACAAAAGACGGAACCATTGCCGGTCCGAAAGTACTGGAGCACATGGTGGATACTGTATTGCAATTTGAGGGCGACCGGCACCACGTTTACCGGTTGTTGCGAAGCATAAAAAATCGTTTTGGTTCCACCAATGAACTGGGGATCTATGAGATGCAGGGAGCCGGATTGAGGGAAGTCAGCAATCCATCGGAGATCCTGATCTCCGCAAGGGAAGAACCTGTAAGTGGCGTGGCCATCAGCGCTACCATGGAAGGCTTACGACCATTACTCATAGAAACCCAGGCTTTGGTGAGTTCTGCTGCTTATGGTACCCCGCAGCGCTCTGCTACCGGTTTTGATCTTCGCCGGCTGTCTATGCTGCTCGCTGTGCTTGAAAAACGCTGCGGTTTCCGGCTTGGAACTCAGGATGTGTTCTTAAATATTGCGGGAGGCTTGAGGGTTGAAGACCCCGCCATTGATCTGGCCGTAGTGTGTGCAGTGCTTTCTTCGTCCGAAAATATTCCTATTTCTCCCAAAACCTGTTTTGCTGCCGAAGTTGGTCTCAGTGGAGAGATTCGCCCCGTAAACAGAGTAGAAACGCGGATAAGCGAAGCGGAAAAATTGGGATTTGAAGAAATATTTATTTCCCGATATAACTCAAAGGGAATTGAACAGAGGAATTACAAAATCCACCTTATTCAGGTAGGAAAAATAGAAGAAGTGTTTCGGGTATTGTTTGGTTAG